The sequence TAGACCGTCAAATCCATACGGCCATGGTCAAAACTTATTTGGGAAGCAAGGATTGGTGGCTGTGGCAATAGGAAAAATCCTAAAAGGTGAGCCTGTTGAGGTTTGGGGAGATGGTTCTGCTGTAAGAGACTATATATATATAGATGACCTTGCCAAAGTGTTTTTACAGTTAATTGAGAAGGATGTAAAGAATACCACTTTAAATATTGGGGCTGGTCGCGGCTATTCGGTCAACGATGTCTTGGCTTTCCTAAAAATAGTGTCAGGAAAGGACTTTAAAATTGAATACAAAAACCCACGTCCAGTTGATGTCTCTAATATGGTACTTGATATAACAAATTTAAGAAAATATGTAGACATATCTTATACGCCTTTTATGGAAGGAATAAAGGTGTTTTACAACGAATCAAAAGACAAAACGATATGAAACCAATAAAAATAGCGATTAGTGTAAATAAATGTGATTCTGGCGGTCAAAAGAGTCTAGTTATGGCTTATTTGAGGAACTTTGACCCCGAAAGGATAAAGTTTGATCTTATTGTAGATGCAGACTCTAACAGTATTCCTTACAAGGAGGTGGAAGAGCTGGGTGGTGGATTGTATGTGATACCACCTTATCAGAAGATATTAGCCCACATGAAAGTACTCAGAAAGTTGTTTAAAGAGAACAAATATGACGTGCTTTATGCTGCAAATAATACGATGAATTTATTTCCATTAGCAGTAGCATATTATAGTGGTATAAAGGTAAGAGTGAGTGAGAGTTTGACAATGGCTTCACCATTGGAAAAGAAGAAAACTGCCATGAAAACTGTTTTGAAGAAGTTCTCTCATCTTTTCTGTAACTACTTTATGGCAAATGGTAAGGATTGTGGAATATATCAATTTGGAAAGAAAGCCTATGATGAAGGAAAAATATCTATCTTCTTAACCCCTGTGGATGCAACAGCCAACACTTTTGATGCGGAGTTGAGAAATGTGACTCGTATGAAGTTCGGATGGGAAGATAAAGTAGTATTTGGCTTTATAGGTAGGTTCGCAGCACAGAAGAATCCATTGTTCTTAATTGAAATATTTCGTGAGATTTGTGAACTTCAGGAGAATTCTCATTTTGTCATTATTGGAGCTGGGGCTTTAGAGCAAAGAATGCTCGAAAAGATTGAAAAATACGGTTTCAAAGAAAAAGTTAGCTGGTTAGGAAGACGTGAAGACATCAAACAGTTCTATAATGCGTTTGATGCATTCTTGCTTCCTAGTATATACGAAGGCCTGCCTGTAGTTGGTATAGAATCACAAGCATCTGGCTTACCTGTTTTTTTCTCGGATGCAGTTACTCGTGAAGCATGTGTTGCAGAATTAGGCCATTTTATTAGCCTTAAGAAGACTGCAAGAGAATGGGCAGAGATTGTCGTTGGAGAGACAAAAAAGGCAATGTCAATACGTCATGGACGTGAGCAAGATTTGAAAGATGCGGGTTTTGATGCCGTATCTGAAACCGCGCGACTTACTGAATATTTTGAAAATGCTGTAGAAGAACAAAAAAGATAACGATATGAATTACATTATAACTGGTGGTACCGGATTTATCGGTACCCATCTAACTAATCTTTTAAACGAAGTACATCCTGAGGCAAAAGTGTGGAATCTGGATATAGTAAAACCGGGAACTCCAAACCCTGTGGTGAAAAATTATAAGCCTGCGGTTAGGGATGGCGAGCAGCTGGGATCAACTTATATAGAGTGTGATATCAGAAAACCAATAGGCGAACTGCCTTTTACACCGACTGCAGAGGATGTGATATTTAACTTTGCAGCTGTGCATCGTACACCTGGGCACGAGGATATTGAGTATTTTGAAACTAATATCCGTGGAGCAGAGAACATGTGTGCTTTTGCAGAGAAGTATGGTATTAAGAATATGGTGTTTACATCGAGCATTGCACCCTATGGCGCCTCGGAACAGCTGAAGACAGAGAATACACTGCCTACACCTAATACACCTTATGGTATATCGAAACTGGTAGCAGAGAAGATTCACATGGCATGGCAGAAAGGTGGTGAAGGTAGAAAACTAACCATCGTTCGTCCTGGTGTAGTATTCGGTCGTGGTGAAAACGGAAACTTCTCTCGACTGTATTGGGGCATCCGTAAGCATACATTTGCTTATCCTGGTCGTAAGGATACCATCAAGGCTTGTGTATATGTAAAAGAGTTGGTGCGTTTTATTCTATGGAATGTAGAGGAGCGTAAGACTGCGTTTGACATCTATAACTGCACCTTTGAGCCTGCATATACCATCGAGCAGATAGTAAAGGCGATGAAGAAGGTGACAGGCCTGTCGCAATCAGTGCCATATATTCCCAATAGTATCATCATGCCGATGGCGGCATGTGCAAAGATGGTAGGTAGCCCGATGGGCATCTGCCCCGCAAGAGTAAAGAAACTGCAGATATCAACCAACATCTGTGGCAAGAAGATGGTATCATCCGGCTACAAATTCAAATGGACTTTTGAAGAGGCGTTAGCTGATTGGTATGCAGATAACATGCAGCGGTGTCTAGAATAAGTGGCATTTGGAATGGTTAGAGTGTAACGAGTGTAGTGAGTTTTTGCAACTTTCTCTATATAAATATATTCACCTCGAACCAAATGTATTTCCTTAGTGAAAGTTTCATTTTCTCATTACACTCGTTACACTAATGGGAGGGCGAAGATGGCTCAAATCAATTAATTAATTGAAATTAAAGCAATTTTTGATAATAAAACTACTTTCGTATCAGAAAAATGATTATCTTTGCGGCGGAATCTTGAAATGAAGTTTTGTAATGGGTAATAACAAGAATACAAAAGAGACGTTGATAACTACGAACGAGGGTATTAGACTTGTTCGTAGAGAGCGTGTTGTGAGGATGCCTAATGGCAAACTTCGCCATCCTGTGGATTACTATGATGCAACTCCAGGTGCGGTGGAGGTTACCCCAGAAGAGCGCGAGCGAATTAGGATTCCAGTCTATCAGATCTTGATATAGTAGGCTATGGCAATGACTGATGGATATCCGTTTATCTTCCAGATGAACGATAAAACTGAGCATGATGATTTATTGGAATATACGCTTCAGTATAGATTTAAATCTACAAGGTCAAATCATACATATATAGTTCGCGTTGAGCGATACAGAGATCATTCTTATTGCCTAAAGTTCTTTGATAAGGCTAATATGCTGAGCGAGAATAAATTCAGCTTGCGAACAGGTACATTTGAACCTCGAACCATTTTCTATACGTTGTTTAACATCATGTTAGATGTGTTGAAAAAGGATCCTAATGCTTCGTTCTTTTTCATAGGAGCAGAAGATGAGAAAGATGAACCAGGGGTTGCGACGAGGCGTTTTAAGGTATATGTGAAGTTTGTTCTGTCGACAATTGGTGATAATGTATTTAAGCATTATCGTGTGAATGATCTTTCGCTTTATATATTGGCAAATAAGGCATATGTAAAAAATATGGAGGCTTATGTTAACATGGTTATTGAGAATGTTGCAGAAGCCATGAGACATTAGTAATGAGAAACTAAACCCGGATTGGGGCGTAAAAATTGTGGAGTGCGAGGCTTTGGGGCTTGGCACTCCTAATAGTTTTTGAGGATTTTTTTATGGCTAGGAAACCGAGAGTGAGGGCACGTTCGGGGGTGTATCATGTGCTGATGCAGGGTGTTAGGCACCGTGACATCTACATAGATGATGAGGACTACCGGACGTTTGTGGAGATACTGGAGAGGTTGCAAACGGCAAAGGATGGCGAGGAACGGTACTTTACGGTGTATGCGTACTGCCTGCTACCTGACCACTTTCACCTGATGCTGAAAGAGGAGACCGACACGGTGAGTGTGACGATGGGACGCATAGCGGCGGCCTATGCACACTACTTTAATGATAAATACGACCGCGACGGTGCCATATACAGGGCCAGGTTTGCAAGCGAACCTGTGGAGAACGAGGAGCGATGGAACACGGTGCTGAGACATATCAGTCAGGCACCAGAACGTATGAAGGTGTGGGATGCCGAACACTATCCGTATAGCAGTTGGCATGAGTATGCCGGGGAGGAGAGTGAACTGCCGCGCATTTGCGAGATTCCTGCCAACTATCAGCAAATGAGCCGAGAGGATATGGTGCGGATGCTATCGACGCCAGTACCCAGACAAGCGGCATGTATAGGTCCGCTGACAGATGAGATGCGACGACCTAAGGACGACCAGGTGTTGGCGATACTCTACGACATGACTAAAACCACCAGTATGATAGAGTTTTTAGGGCTTACAAGGGCGGAACAACTGAAGACATTAGCGGATTTAAGAAAGAAAGGGGCATCGATACGACAACTTGAGAAACTAACGGGTATAGGTAGGGGAGTGATACAGAATCTATAAAAGGAAAATCCCAGTCCAGAAAATTTGGACTGGGATTTTTTTTGTTTCTACAACATTCCCTTCGTTGAAGGGAGTTCGTAGTGATAAATGTCGCGGCGTATAGCCATTTTCAGAGCTCTTGCCAATGCTTTAAAGATACCTTCAATCTTGTGGTGCTCGTTCTGGCCTTCGGCCTTGATGTTCAGATTCATCTTCGATGCGTCGCTCAGACTCTTGAAGAAGTGCAGGAACATCTCGGTAGGCATCTCGCCAATCTTTTCACGATGGAATTCGGCATCCCAAACCAGCCAGGGGCGACCGCCGAAATCCAGACAGGCTGAGCACAGGCAGTCGTCCATCGGCAAGCAGTAACCATAGCGCTCAATACCACGCTTATCGCCCAGAGCCTGCAGGATACATTCGCCTAAGGCGATGGCAGTATCCTCGATGGTGTGGTGCTCGTCAACCTCCAAGTCACCCTTGGTGTGGATGGTCAGGTCTATCATGCCATGCTTGCCAATCTGCTCCAGCATGTGGTCGAAGAATCCCAGACCAGTGCTGATGTCGCACTTACCCGATCCGTCGAGGTTCACTTTCACCCAGATATCGGTTTCTTTGGTAGTGCGTTTCACCTCGGCTATGCGTTCGCCGGCAAACAGTAGTTCAGCTATCTTGTTCCATGTGATACCCTCGTCGCTCAGAATCAGCGATTTGCAGCCGATGTTCTGGGCAAATTGTCGGTCGGTTTCGCGATCGCCAATCACGTACGAGTTGGAGATGTCGTAGTCTGGATTGTTAATATATTTTTCTACCAATCCGATATTGGGCTTGCGGGTTGGTGCGTTGTCTTCAGGGAAGTGAGGGTCAATCAGAATCTCGTCGAAGGTAATGCCTTCGCCCTCGAGTGTTTGCAGAATAAAGTTGTGTACGGGCCAGAATGTGTCTTCGGGGAAACTCTCTGTTCCTAAGCCATCCTGGTTACTAACCATTACAAACTCAAAGTCCAGTTTCTCGCGGATAAAGGCCAGGTTGCGTATCATTCCTTTTACAAATTTCAGCTTTTCAAAGCTGTCGATCTGCTCATCGGCAGGCTCCTCAATCAGCGTTCCGTCGCGGTCGATAAATAAAATCTTTTTCATATTGTTTTTTTGTTGAATTCTTCTTTCTCTTTGTCCTGCATGTACATCGAAATCTTAACCAGATACATGGGCAGCACCATCGTCAGCCATACGTAAGCTTGGATAAAGCCTGCTATGGCGAATACCGCGATGCTCAGCCATTTCACGTTCTCGGGCATACCCGATGGGTCGCCGTAAAGCATGCCTACCTGCGACTGCCAGTTGGCAGTAATCAGTATCACCGTAGGCAGGGTGGTTAATAGTGCCAGAGCGGCTACGATAACCAGACATACTATGCTTACTAACAGCAGCTTGCCTACGTGTGCCAGCCACGAGCCGTAGCGCAGGGTTACCGGGGGTAGCATCTGCAACTTCTTCAGGCGCCATTTGGCTGCAGCCAGCCAGAGGCCTACGGCTACTATAGCCAGTATCGAGGCGGGTAAGAGTAGGGTAGGTGAAATCAGTACAGGCAAAGCCTGAGCCACAGCCGCCAGGAGTGCAAAGCCGATGGCCAGCCACCAGGTGGCACGGAATATCTTTCTAAAGTTAGCACTGTACAACTGGTAGCCGTCGCGAATGCAAGCCTGACTGCTACGCACCTTCATTTCTATCTCTTTTTTCTCTGTATCCATTGCAAATATCATTTTTTCGCGTGCAAAGATAACGTTTTTTGGCACGAATTACACGAATTAACACGAAAAAATAAATAAATTCGCGAAAATTCGTGTAATTCGTGCCTATTTTTTAGTATCTTTGCAGCAAATTTTTTAATAATGAAGTTATTAAGATGGGGTTTTATAGGCTGTGGCGAAGTGACCGAGAAGAAGAGCGGTCCCGCTTTCAGCGAGGTTGAAGGCTCGAGCGTGGTAGCTGTGATGAGTCGCACCGAGAAGCATGCTCGTACTTATGCTGTTCAGCATGGTATTGCCAAATGGTATACCGATGCGCAGGAGATGATTGATGATCCTGATGTGAATGCCATTTATGTGGCCACACCGCCCTCCAGTCATGCCACTTATGCCATTATGGCCATGAAGGCCGGCAAGCCTGTTTATGTTGAGAAACCGCTGGCTGCCAGTTATGAGGATTGTGCCCGTATCAACCGCATCAGCGAGCAGACCGGCGTGCCCTGTTTTGTAGCTTACTACCGCAGATATCTGCCTTATTTCCAGAAGGTAAAAGAGATTGTCGAAGGTGGAAGAATTGGTAAGATACTGAATGTGCAGATACGCTATACAGAACCCCCACGTCAGGCCGATTTGGAGGCGATTGCCAATCACGAGCCGTTGCCTTGGCGCTTGCAACCGGATATTGCAGGTGGTGGCTATTTTTACGATATGGCGCCCCATCAGCTTGATATCCTGCAGGATTTGTTTGGCGTGATTCTCGAAGCGCGAGGCATCTGCAGTAATCGTGGCGGACTGTACAAGGCCGAGGATTCGGTGAGTGCTTGTTTCCAGTTCGAGAATGGTTTGCCGGGTAGCGGTTCGTGGTGTTATGTGGCCCACGAGTCGGCTCGCGAGGATTGTATCGAGATTATCGGAACCGAGGGTCAGGTAAGCTTCTCGGTATTCGATTATACCCCCATCCGTTTGCAAACCAATCAGGGCGAAGAGCGCATCACGGTGCCCAATCCGCCTTACGTGCAATATCCGCTTATTAAGAATATGATTGAGCATTTGCAAGGGCTTGGCGTTTGCGAGTGTACCAGCGTGTCGGCCACGCCTGTTAACTGGGTGATGGACCGTATTCTGGGCAAATTCTGATTGTTTTTTTGTGATATGAAGAAGGGACTGATGGTGTTGTTATGGATGATGGTGGGGCTGAGCGCTTTGGCTGCTGGGCCCGACACGCTATCTGTAGATACTGTTGGTACAAAGAATGAATTAGGCTTGATACGTCGAACTGTACGCGAGTTCGACCGCCTGAACGATGAATATATCGAGCCCCAGCACTACGAGTTTACGGTGATGGGACAGATTACCCGCACTTACGAGAGCTTTATTTTGAGTAGTAACGGTCAGCAGATTAAGCTGTCGCCCGACGGACTTACCAAAATCGGTCCTTACTTTGGCTGGCGTTGGTTCTTCCTGGGCTACACGTTCGATATCAAGAATATCGGCTTTAGTCAGAGTGGCTTGCGTAAGGAGTTCGACCTGAGTATCTACTCGTCGCAGGTGGGTGTCGATATCTTCTATCGCCGTACTGGCAACGATTATAAAATCCGTGATGTGCGTCTGGGCTATGGCTTCAATGGCGACTTGTTCGAGGGACTGCCTTTCGATGGTGTGAATGTGGGTATTACAGGTGCCAGTGCCTATTACATCTTTAATCACGGACGCTTCTCTTATCCGGCAGCCTTCAGTCAGAGTACCTGTCAGAAGATTAGCTGCGGTTCGTGGATGGCGGGTATCGGCTTTACCAGGAACACGCTCGATATGGACTACGATAAACTGCAGACCACACTCAAGTCGCGCATGGATCGTAGTCAGGAACTGAAACTGGATTCAGGCTTGATGTTCAAGGATATCAAGTACAGCGACTTCATGATATCGGGTGGCTACGCCTATAACTGGGTGTTTGCCAAAAACTGGCTGTTCTGTGCCAGCGCCCAGCTTGCCCTCTGCTATAAGTCGAGCTATGGTGAGATAGCCGACGAGAAGAAGGGCTTCAGCTTTGATAAGGTGAATATGGATGGTATCGGCCGATTTGGTATGGTTTACAATAATACCCGCTGGTATGCCGGTTGGAGTGCTATCCTGCGCACCAACAACTATCGCACCTCGCGATTCACAGCCAATAATATCTTTGGCTCGTTCAATGCCTATATAGGCTATAATTTTTTGTTGAAAAAGAAATATCGTAAAGCATGAAACGTATCATATATATCATCATAGGTATTACCGCCTGCCTCACATCTTATGCCGCAGGTTTTGGCAGCGTAAAGGCACTGCCTCAGGATAGCGCCACTATCTGCCGCTTGCTGGCCGAGGCCAAGAAGCAGCCCGCATCTACCTGTATGCCGCTGTTTTTTGCCCAGAAGTTTGTGGGCATTCCCTATGTGGCTCATACCCTCGAAGGCGATAAGCAGGAGCGCTTGGTGGTAAACACCCGTCAGCTGGATTGCACCACACTGGTAGAAACCGTTACAGCCCTTACCCTCTGTGCCCAGCGCAAGGATTACTCGTGGCTGGCCTATCAGCAGGCGTTGGTGGGTTTGCGCTATCGTGGTGGCGTGATTAATGGCTATCCCAGCAGGTTGCATTACTTTACCGAGTGGATTACCGATAATACCAAGGCGGGTGTGGTAAGCGAGGTGCAGGCCCCCAATCCGCCCTTTACTGCTGTACAAACCGTTAAGGTGAACTACATGAGCACCCATCCCAAGAGCTATCAGGCCCTGAAGGAGCATCCTGAGTATGTAAGCGCTATTGCCAAGCAGGAGCGCCAGGTGTCGGGTGCCAAGTACCGCTATATCCCCAAAAAGCTGGTGGGGAAGAGTCAGATGCTGCGTAAGGCTATCAAGGATGGCGATATTATTGCCATCACCTGTAATAAGGCCGGACTTGATATCGCCCACTTGGGTTTTGCCGTATGGCGTGCCGACGGACTGCATCTGCTAAATGCCTCGCAGTTGCATCACAAGGTGGTGTTAGAGCCCATGACGCTCTATCAGTATCTTAAGAAACATTCCTCGCATACTGGAATCAGAATTATCAGAATAACAAAATAAAATAGTAACTTAACCAAAGGAGAGTAAAAGATGGAATTACCCGATTTTATGAGTTATGCGAACAAGTTTTCGCAGACAGAATTTGCCGAGAAGATTGCGCGTATTGCTAAGCGCGCTGGTGCCAAACTGGTTTATGCGGCACTGATACTTTATTACACCCTGCAGAGCGACAAGGTGAGCAAGGCCGACAAGGCTATCATCATTGGTGCTCTGGGTTACATGATCAGTCCGCTCGACGTGATTCCCGATGCCATCCCCATTGCCGGACTTACCGACGACTTGGCCGTGCTGCTGTACGTGCTGAAGAAGGTTTGGACAGGTATCGACCCCGAGATTGTTGAGCAGGCCAAGAGTAAGCTTAGCCGCTGGTTCGACGAGGAAGAAATCGAAGAGATTGGCGATATTCTCGCACCTGAAGATTAAGCATCAGGGCACAAAAAAATCCTCAGCGTTTGCTGAGGATTTTTCAGAGGTGCCTGGCGGATTCGAACCGCCGTAGACGGTTTTGCAGACCGTTGACTAAGCCACTCATCCAAGGCACCAGGTAAAAAGAATGACTGACATTTTCTCAAATGCGGGTGCAAAGGTACTGAGATTTTCTGAGACTACCAAATTTTTTAGCTACTTTTTCGTGCAGCAACTGCTTTTTTTCTGTTTCTTGCACTGTTTTGCGTGTTCTTTCAGCTCTTTTAGCTGGCATCCGTCGCAACCTTCGCACGGATCATTGGCTTTTTGCAGCCGCTGGTAAACCCACCACGCGGCATAGGCAATCGCGCAAGCTAAGATGAAATAAACAACAATCTGCTGCATAATGTTCAATGATCAAAGTTTTGTAAGTTTACGTAGCAAAACTTTGTTGATTACCTGAATGCGGTGCCCTTGTCGCTCAATGTCCTCGCGTACATTATTTATATTATTAAAGAAGTCGCTAAAGGCATTCAGTACAGCATTAGGCTGTCCGGCATCCTCTTCAGCCTCAGGATTAATCAGTATCTTAATACCCTGTGGTTCAATGTGCACATCTATCTCGGCATCCGTCATAATCGGGTCGCCATCGTAGTGTATGGCACCTGGCTGCTTACGGGAGATATGCAGCGTTTTGGTGCGGAAAGTCTTAATCTTCGAGTTGTTATGCATGGTTTTCATAAACAGGTCGGCGGCAATCTGTGGTGCGTCGAGTGCTGTAAATGGCTCCATGATAATCACGTCCATCTCGCCATCCTTCATGGTGGCGCCTGGGGCAATGTAAGCATTATTACCATACTGCGAGGCGTTG is a genomic window of Xylanibacter ruminicola 23 containing:
- a CDS encoding transposase is translated as MARKPRVRARSGVYHVLMQGVRHRDIYIDDEDYRTFVEILERLQTAKDGEERYFTVYAYCLLPDHFHLMLKEETDTVSVTMGRIAAAYAHYFNDKYDRDGAIYRARFASEPVENEERWNTVLRHISQAPERMKVWDAEHYPYSSWHEYAGEESELPRICEIPANYQQMSREDMVRMLSTPVPRQAACIGPLTDEMRRPKDDQVLAILYDMTKTTSMIEFLGLTRAEQLKTLADLRKKGASIRQLEKLTGIGRGVIQNL
- a CDS encoding DUF4421 domain-containing protein, translating into MKKGLMVLLWMMVGLSALAAGPDTLSVDTVGTKNELGLIRRTVREFDRLNDEYIEPQHYEFTVMGQITRTYESFILSSNGQQIKLSPDGLTKIGPYFGWRWFFLGYTFDIKNIGFSQSGLRKEFDLSIYSSQVGVDIFYRRTGNDYKIRDVRLGYGFNGDLFEGLPFDGVNVGITGASAYYIFNHGRFSYPAAFSQSTCQKISCGSWMAGIGFTRNTLDMDYDKLQTTLKSRMDRSQELKLDSGLMFKDIKYSDFMISGGYAYNWVFAKNWLFCASAQLALCYKSSYGEIADEKKGFSFDKVNMDGIGRFGMVYNNTRWYAGWSAILRTNNYRTSRFTANNIFGSFNAYIGYNFLLKKKYRKA
- a CDS encoding NAD-dependent epimerase/dehydratase family protein, whose protein sequence is MNYIITGGTGFIGTHLTNLLNEVHPEAKVWNLDIVKPGTPNPVVKNYKPAVRDGEQLGSTYIECDIRKPIGELPFTPTAEDVIFNFAAVHRTPGHEDIEYFETNIRGAENMCAFAEKYGIKNMVFTSSIAPYGASEQLKTENTLPTPNTPYGISKLVAEKIHMAWQKGGEGRKLTIVRPGVVFGRGENGNFSRLYWGIRKHTFAYPGRKDTIKACVYVKELVRFILWNVEERKTAFDIYNCTFEPAYTIEQIVKAMKKVTGLSQSVPYIPNSIIMPMAACAKMVGSPMGICPARVKKLQISTNICGKKMVSSGYKFKWTFEEALADWYADNMQRCLE
- a CDS encoding N-acetylmuramoyl-L-alanine amidase-like domain-containing protein, whose product is MKRIIYIIIGITACLTSYAAGFGSVKALPQDSATICRLLAEAKKQPASTCMPLFFAQKFVGIPYVAHTLEGDKQERLVVNTRQLDCTTLVETVTALTLCAQRKDYSWLAYQQALVGLRYRGGVINGYPSRLHYFTEWITDNTKAGVVSEVQAPNPPFTAVQTVKVNYMSTHPKSYQALKEHPEYVSAIAKQERQVSGAKYRYIPKKLVGKSQMLRKAIKDGDIIAITCNKAGLDIAHLGFAVWRADGLHLLNASQLHHKVVLEPMTLYQYLKKHSSHTGIRIIRITK
- a CDS encoding glycosyltransferase, which gives rise to MKPIKIAISVNKCDSGGQKSLVMAYLRNFDPERIKFDLIVDADSNSIPYKEVEELGGGLYVIPPYQKILAHMKVLRKLFKENKYDVLYAANNTMNLFPLAVAYYSGIKVRVSESLTMASPLEKKKTAMKTVLKKFSHLFCNYFMANGKDCGIYQFGKKAYDEGKISIFLTPVDATANTFDAELRNVTRMKFGWEDKVVFGFIGRFAAQKNPLFLIEIFREICELQENSHFVIIGAGALEQRMLEKIEKYGFKEKVSWLGRREDIKQFYNAFDAFLLPSIYEGLPVVGIESQASGLPVFFSDAVTREACVAELGHFISLKKTAREWAEIVVGETKKAMSIRHGREQDLKDAGFDAVSETARLTEYFENAVEEQKR
- a CDS encoding YkvA family protein, encoding MELPDFMSYANKFSQTEFAEKIARIAKRAGAKLVYAALILYYTLQSDKVSKADKAIIIGALGYMISPLDVIPDAIPIAGLTDDLAVLLYVLKKVWTGIDPEIVEQAKSKLSRWFDEEEIEEIGDILAPED
- the hisB gene encoding bifunctional histidinol-phosphatase/imidazoleglycerol-phosphate dehydratase HisB, whose protein sequence is MKKILFIDRDGTLIEEPADEQIDSFEKLKFVKGMIRNLAFIREKLDFEFVMVSNQDGLGTESFPEDTFWPVHNFILQTLEGEGITFDEILIDPHFPEDNAPTRKPNIGLVEKYINNPDYDISNSYVIGDRETDRQFAQNIGCKSLILSDEGITWNKIAELLFAGERIAEVKRTTKETDIWVKVNLDGSGKCDISTGLGFFDHMLEQIGKHGMIDLTIHTKGDLEVDEHHTIEDTAIALGECILQALGDKRGIERYGYCLPMDDCLCSACLDFGGRPWLVWDAEFHREKIGEMPTEMFLHFFKSLSDASKMNLNIKAEGQNEHHKIEGIFKALARALKMAIRRDIYHYELPSTKGML
- a CDS encoding Gfo/Idh/MocA family protein, whose amino-acid sequence is MKLLRWGFIGCGEVTEKKSGPAFSEVEGSSVVAVMSRTEKHARTYAVQHGIAKWYTDAQEMIDDPDVNAIYVATPPSSHATYAIMAMKAGKPVYVEKPLAASYEDCARINRISEQTGVPCFVAYYRRYLPYFQKVKEIVEGGRIGKILNVQIRYTEPPRQADLEAIANHEPLPWRLQPDIAGGGYFYDMAPHQLDILQDLFGVILEARGICSNRGGLYKAEDSVSACFQFENGLPGSGSWCYVAHESAREDCIEIIGTEGQVSFSVFDYTPIRLQTNQGEERITVPNPPYVQYPLIKNMIEHLQGLGVCECTSVSATPVNWVMDRILGKF